One genomic region from Nostoc sphaeroides encodes:
- a CDS encoding 2-phosphosulfolactate phosphatase family protein has protein sequence MKLFVYHTPELTPTGKAPECAIAVDVLRATSTIATVLAAGGEAVQVFSDLDQLIEVSEKWPSEKRLRAGERGGAKVAGFELGNSPLDCTPELVEGRRLFISTTNGTRALQRVQDSPNLLAAALINRAAVVQFLLEKQPETVWIVGSGWEGSFSLEDTVCAGAIAHSLLQQTTLSPEELAGNDEVISAIALYSQWQDNLLGLLHQASHGQRLLRLDCHEDLKYCSQTDILDVLPIQHETGVLKRG, from the coding sequence GTGAAGCTATTTGTATACCACACTCCTGAATTGACTCCAACAGGTAAAGCGCCAGAATGTGCGATCGCAGTCGATGTCTTGCGAGCCACTAGCACAATTGCGACAGTTTTGGCAGCTGGAGGCGAAGCTGTACAAGTATTCAGCGATTTAGATCAGTTAATTGAAGTTAGCGAAAAATGGCCTTCTGAAAAACGTCTGCGGGCTGGAGAACGCGGTGGCGCGAAAGTAGCTGGCTTTGAGTTGGGTAACTCTCCCCTCGACTGCACACCAGAATTAGTCGAAGGGCGTCGCTTGTTTATCAGTACCACCAATGGCACTCGTGCCTTACAACGGGTACAAGATTCCCCAAATCTATTAGCAGCAGCCTTAATTAACCGGGCGGCGGTGGTGCAATTTCTTTTAGAAAAGCAACCTGAGACAGTGTGGATTGTCGGTTCTGGTTGGGAAGGCAGTTTTTCTTTAGAGGATACAGTTTGTGCAGGTGCGATCGCTCATAGTCTTTTACAGCAAACCACGTTGTCACCAGAAGAATTAGCTGGTAACGATGAAGTAATAAGTGCGATCGCTCTTTACTCTCAATGGCAAGATAACTTATTGGGATTACTTCACCAAGCGAGTCATGGCCAACGATTGTTGCGTCTTGACTGTCACGAAGATTTAAAATATTGTTCCCAAACTGATATTTTAGATGTTTTGCCCATACAACATGAAACGGGAGTTTTGAAAAGGGGATAG
- a CDS encoding BlaI/MecI/CopY family transcriptional regulator → MAPLPDYRPKQLSLGPLEAEILNIIWELGSATVKDVHDRILADPNRELAYTSVTTVLRRLTDKGWLACDKKERAFYWRPMLSKQQSDVIKAHEQLQRFLAVGNPDVIAAFADSLDEAASEQIAAIAKRIQSARQAREEK, encoded by the coding sequence ATGGCACCTTTACCCGACTACCGCCCTAAACAACTATCTTTAGGCCCGTTGGAAGCAGAAATTTTAAATATCATCTGGGAACTTGGTTCAGCCACAGTCAAGGATGTACACGATCGCATCCTTGCCGATCCCAACCGCGAATTAGCGTATACTTCTGTCACCACCGTTTTACGTCGCCTCACTGATAAAGGTTGGCTAGCCTGCGATAAGAAAGAGCGGGCATTCTATTGGCGGCCAATGCTGAGTAAACAGCAATCAGATGTGATCAAAGCTCACGAGCAGTTACAGCGATTTTTAGCAGTGGGGAACCCCGATGTTATCGCAGCCTTTGCCGATAGCTTAGATGAAGCAGCCAGTGAGCAAATAGCAGCGATCGCCAAACGCATTCAATCTGCACGCCAAGCCAGGGAGGAAAAATGA
- a CDS encoding glucose-1-phosphate thymidylyltransferase — protein sequence MKALILSGGKGTRLRPLTYSGAKQLVPVANKPVLWYGIEEMVAAGITDIGIIISPETGAEVQGKTGNGECFGANITYIIQNQPLGLAHAVQIARPFLGDSPFVMYLGDNLIQLGELRYFLQQFSQQQPDALILLRSVANPSAFGVAEVDETGRVLQLIEKPKVPPSNLALVGVYFFSQVIFDAIANIQPSARGELEITDAIQYLINQEKQVLSYNLQGWWLDTGKKDDLLEANRLILDTYLTASVLGEVDAQSQIIGRVQIGAKSKVINCTIRGPVVIGSNCHLENCFIGPYSSIANNATLIDTDLEHSVILEGAKIAGIHQRIIDSVIGQRAQLTLAPRRPKALRFLIGDDCQIELT from the coding sequence ATGAAAGCACTAATTCTCTCTGGCGGAAAAGGTACACGCCTACGCCCCCTCACCTATAGCGGAGCAAAACAACTTGTACCAGTTGCTAATAAACCTGTTTTGTGGTATGGCATTGAAGAAATGGTTGCTGCTGGTATTACTGATATTGGCATTATCATCAGCCCAGAAACTGGAGCAGAAGTCCAAGGAAAAACTGGAAATGGAGAATGCTTTGGAGCAAACATCACCTACATCATACAAAACCAGCCACTTGGACTTGCTCACGCCGTCCAAATCGCCCGTCCGTTTTTAGGAGATTCTCCCTTTGTCATGTACTTGGGCGATAACCTCATTCAGCTAGGTGAGTTACGTTACTTTCTGCAACAATTTAGCCAGCAACAGCCAGATGCTCTGATTCTCTTGCGTTCGGTTGCAAATCCTAGCGCCTTTGGTGTGGCTGAGGTTGATGAAACAGGAAGAGTATTACAGTTAATTGAAAAACCCAAAGTTCCTCCTTCAAATTTGGCATTGGTAGGGGTTTATTTCTTTTCTCAAGTCATCTTTGATGCGATCGCAAATATCCAACCTTCCGCCAGAGGCGAACTGGAGATTACTGATGCTATTCAATACCTAATTAATCAGGAAAAACAAGTTTTATCCTACAATCTCCAAGGTTGGTGGTTAGATACTGGTAAAAAAGATGACTTATTAGAAGCTAACCGATTGATTCTCGACACCTATCTTACAGCATCAGTTCTTGGCGAAGTCGATGCCCAAAGTCAGATTATTGGGCGAGTCCAAATCGGTGCAAAATCTAAAGTAATTAACTGCACAATTCGGGGCCCAGTAGTCATTGGTAGCAATTGTCATTTAGAAAACTGCTTTATTGGCCCTTATAGTAGTATTGCCAACAATGCCACACTCATTGATACCGATTTAGAACACAGTGTCATTTTAGAAGGTGCTAAGATTGCCGGAATCCATCAGCGCATTATTGATAGCGTGATTGGACAACGGGCACAATTGACTCTTGCACCCCGTCGCCCCAAAGCCTTACGATTTCTAATTGGCGATGACTGTCAAATTGAACTAACGTGA
- the rfbC gene encoding dTDP-4-dehydrorhamnose 3,5-epimerase yields the protein MSIVHTKIPEVIQLEPQVFEDDRGFFFEAYNHQKFAQETGIVANFVQDNHSYSKQNVLRGLHYQIQQPQGKLVRAIVGTIFDVAVDIRKSSTTFGTWVGHELSAKNKRLLWIPPGFAHGFLVLSEIAEVLYKTTDYYAPQGDRTILWNDPDLAIDWPLSTPPILSAKDQAGKPLRTAEVFD from the coding sequence ATGAGCATTGTACATACCAAAATTCCCGAAGTTATACAACTTGAACCCCAAGTATTTGAGGACGATCGCGGGTTCTTTTTTGAAGCCTACAACCATCAAAAATTTGCTCAAGAGACTGGTATTGTTGCCAACTTCGTCCAAGATAACCACTCCTACTCTAAACAAAACGTTCTGCGGGGATTGCACTACCAAATCCAACAACCCCAAGGTAAACTTGTCCGGGCTATTGTTGGTACTATCTTTGACGTAGCCGTAGATATTAGAAAAAGTTCGACTACCTTCGGTACATGGGTAGGTCATGAACTCAGTGCTAAAAACAAACGCCTACTGTGGATACCACCAGGTTTTGCTCACGGCTTTCTCGTGCTTTCAGAAATAGCTGAAGTTCTCTACAAAACTACAGATTACTACGCACCCCAAGGCGATCGCACAATTCTATGGAACGATCCAGACTTAGCTATAGATTGGCCTTTGAGTACGCCACCGATTTTATCAGCTAAAGACCAAGCCGGAAAACCTTTGAGAACTGCGGAAGTATTTGATTAA
- a CDS encoding energy-coupling factor ABC transporter ATP-binding protein: MAQVGIEVKDLNFNWPNGEKVIKSCSLEVPKGEFWMLLGTNGSGKSTLLRLLAGLLAPESGEIRVLHPVGFVFQNPDHQLVMPTVGADVAFGLVEEKLPPAATRARVEEALGAVNLLTLLRRPIYALSGGQKQRVAIAGAIARRCEVLLLDEPTALLDPDSQLDLVAGVRRLVKSRGITALWVTHRLDELNYCDGAFLLEKGSLVDRGEPQRLKQRLMEVHSEAS; encoded by the coding sequence ATGGCTCAAGTGGGCATTGAGGTTAAGGATTTAAATTTCAATTGGCCTAATGGAGAGAAAGTTATCAAATCTTGCTCTTTAGAAGTACCCAAGGGCGAGTTTTGGATGCTCTTGGGTACAAATGGCAGCGGGAAATCAACGTTACTTAGGCTGCTGGCGGGGCTATTAGCTCCTGAGTCTGGGGAAATTCGAGTTTTGCATCCCGTTGGCTTTGTCTTCCAAAATCCGGATCATCAATTGGTGATGCCAACGGTTGGTGCTGATGTAGCTTTTGGATTGGTGGAAGAAAAGTTACCACCTGCTGCTACTAGAGCAAGGGTTGAGGAGGCGCTAGGAGCAGTGAATTTGCTTACTCTCCTACGACGCCCTATCTATGCACTTTCTGGAGGACAGAAACAGCGAGTAGCGATCGCTGGTGCGATCGCCCGTCGCTGTGAAGTCTTATTATTAGATGAACCTACTGCCTTACTAGATCCAGATAGCCAGTTGGATTTAGTTGCTGGTGTGCGCCGCCTTGTCAAAAGTCGAGGTATTACAGCGCTTTGGGTGACACATCGATTAGACGAGTTAAATTACTGTGATGGCGCTTTCTTGCTTGAAAAAGGCTCTCTGGTAGATAGGGGTGAACCTCAACGCCTCAAACAACGTCTAATGGAGGTACACAGCGAAGCCTCTTAA
- the rfbD gene encoding dTDP-4-dehydrorhamnose reductase produces MTKSILLIGSNGQVGKELQKILPYYGNLISVERPTVDLAQPDTLRNVIRSKQPQIIINAAAYTAVDKAESEPELASAINAIAPLIIAQESQKLGSFLIHISTDYVFDGNRYRPYQETDATNPLSVYGKTKLAGEEAIRETCAHHLILRTAWVYGTFGKSNFVKTMLRLGAERQEIRVVADQIGSPTWAQDIATVIAQIIPQLTSEISGSYHYTNSGVASWYDFAVAIFEEAQQLGFPLKVERIVPITTAEYPTPARRPAYSVLACEKISAILETHPPHWRQRLRQMLKDWVLGTGDWGLGIGKTLP; encoded by the coding sequence ATGACTAAATCAATTTTGCTGATTGGTAGCAACGGTCAAGTGGGTAAGGAACTGCAAAAAATACTCCCCTACTACGGCAATCTTATCTCAGTAGAACGCCCAACAGTAGACCTTGCCCAACCCGATACCCTCCGCAACGTTATCAGATCAAAACAGCCGCAAATCATCATTAACGCGGCTGCTTACACTGCTGTAGACAAAGCAGAAAGCGAACCCGAACTTGCTAGCGCTATTAATGCGATCGCACCCCTAATTATTGCTCAAGAAAGCCAAAAATTAGGATCTTTTCTAATTCATATTTCGACCGATTATGTTTTTGATGGTAATCGCTATCGCCCTTACCAGGAAACCGATGCGACTAATCCCTTGAGTGTTTATGGTAAAACCAAACTTGCTGGAGAAGAAGCAATTCGGGAAACTTGCGCCCATCACCTCATCCTCCGTACTGCTTGGGTTTATGGAACCTTTGGCAAAAGTAACTTTGTCAAAACCATGCTGCGACTAGGTGCAGAACGCCAAGAAATCCGTGTCGTCGCCGATCAAATTGGTAGCCCGACTTGGGCGCAAGATATAGCCACGGTTATAGCCCAAATAATTCCCCAGTTAACCTCAGAAATTAGCGGTAGTTATCACTACACTAATAGCGGCGTTGCTAGCTGGTATGACTTTGCCGTCGCCATTTTTGAAGAAGCCCAACAGCTAGGCTTCCCTTTGAAAGTTGAACGTATTGTCCCCATTACAACCGCCGAATATCCCACACCAGCCCGTCGCCCTGCCTATTCTGTCCTTGCTTGTGAAAAAATCTCAGCAATTTTAGAAACACATCCGCCCCATTGGCGACAAAGACTCCGGCAAATGCTTAAAGATTGGGTATTGGGTACTGGGGATTGGGGATTGGGGATTGGGAAAACTCTTCCTTAA
- a CDS encoding NYN domain-containing protein → MPRSLLQAVLLVDGYNIIGAWPCLKKTRDSVGLEAARGELVEAMTGYSAFQGYTTQIVFDAQYQNCSSNKEIITELLSVYYTDFGQTADTYIEKSCASFRHQIAQSLISRVIVATSDRAQQLMIQGYGAEWLSAQQLCGEVEATVCRMRQKYHPRKQSKSRFLANAIDAKSRQRLAELRMGLQ, encoded by the coding sequence ATGCCCCGTTCCTTACTCCAAGCCGTTTTGTTAGTGGACGGCTACAATATAATAGGCGCTTGGCCTTGCCTTAAAAAAACGCGTGATAGCGTTGGACTAGAGGCCGCACGGGGCGAACTTGTGGAAGCGATGACTGGTTATAGTGCGTTTCAAGGTTACACAACTCAGATAGTTTTTGATGCCCAATATCAGAATTGCTCTAGTAATAAAGAAATTATTACTGAGCTTTTGTCTGTTTATTACACTGATTTTGGGCAAACAGCAGATACTTATATTGAAAAATCCTGCGCTTCTTTTCGCCACCAAATAGCCCAATCTTTGATTTCTCGTGTGATTGTTGCTACATCAGATCGGGCACAGCAGTTGATGATACAAGGGTATGGGGCTGAATGGTTGTCGGCACAGCAACTCTGTGGTGAAGTGGAGGCTACCGTTTGCCGGATGCGACAAAAGTATCATCCGCGCAAACAATCTAAGAGTAGGTTTTTAGCTAATGCCATTGATGCTAAGTCCCGGCAGCGTCTGGCTGAATTACGAATGGGATTACAGTAG
- a CDS encoding glycosyltransferase family 4 protein: MQNHLLINFSFLLTRPTGITTYALNLLPHLQQLYPTLLVFQNIPGYNCYPVPPNQTAEQGAKGHLKRLVWTQLQLPQIYRQLKSHLLFSPLPEAPLYTNCRSIVMVHDFIPLRFPKRFSPLVPYHRYYIPQVLNQALHIICNSQSTAKDITDFYQIPASKISPISLAHDRTHFRFLNLSTRNYFLYIGRQNPYKNLQRLISSFAALPNCKDYELWLVGPIDSRYTPTLKAQVAELGITNQVKFLDYVPYSELPKIINQAIALVFPSLWEGFGLPVLEAMACGTPVITSNLSSLPEVAGDAAILINPYNTAEITEAMQAIATDFGLRSRLSSQGITHSQEFSWEKTGKATSEVLSHYL, from the coding sequence GTGCAAAATCACTTACTAATTAATTTCTCATTTCTCTTAACTCGACCCACTGGGATCACTACCTACGCTCTCAACCTCTTACCTCACTTACAACAACTTTATCCCACACTTCTAGTCTTTCAGAATATTCCTGGTTATAACTGCTACCCAGTTCCCCCTAACCAAACCGCAGAACAAGGGGCAAAAGGTCATTTAAAACGCCTTGTCTGGACTCAACTTCAACTTCCACAAATCTATAGACAGCTAAAATCCCATCTGTTATTTTCCCCGCTCCCGGAAGCGCCCCTTTATACTAACTGTCGTAGTATCGTCATGGTTCACGACTTTATCCCGTTGCGCTTTCCCAAACGTTTCTCACCGCTGGTACCCTACCACCGTTACTATATTCCCCAAGTTCTTAACCAAGCACTACACATCATCTGTAATTCTCAGTCCACGGCTAAGGACATTACTGATTTTTACCAAATTCCAGCCAGCAAAATTAGCCCCATCTCCCTCGCCCACGATCGCACTCACTTCCGTTTTCTCAATCTCTCCACCCGCAACTACTTTCTCTACATTGGTCGCCAAAACCCCTATAAAAATCTTCAGCGACTCATCAGTTCTTTTGCTGCGTTACCTAACTGCAAAGACTACGAACTATGGTTAGTCGGACCAATTGATTCGCGTTATACCCCAACCTTAAAAGCGCAAGTTGCAGAACTAGGTATAACTAATCAAGTAAAGTTCCTCGATTATGTACCATATAGCGAATTGCCAAAAATCATCAATCAAGCGATCGCTCTCGTTTTTCCCAGTCTCTGGGAGGGCTTTGGTTTACCAGTCCTCGAAGCAATGGCTTGTGGTACCCCCGTCATTACCTCCAATCTCTCCTCCCTACCAGAAGTGGCTGGCGATGCAGCGATTCTGATCAATCCCTACAATACAGCAGAAATTACAGAGGCGATGCAGGCGATTGCAACTGATTTTGGGTTGCGATCGCGCCTTTCTAGCCAAGGTATCACTCACTCTCAAGAATTCAGTTGGGAAAAAACAGGAAAAGCAACTAGTGAAGTTTTATCCCATTACTTATAA
- a CDS encoding aminotransferase class V-fold PLP-dependent enzyme, producing the protein MDSRLSVRGLWSLDSAVTFLNHGSFGACPKQVLEFQQKLRSQLEHEPLRFFGREWEPLLDDARIKLAAFVGADVQDLVFVPNATTGVNSVLRSLTFSPEDEILTTNHEYNACRNALDFIASRTGARVVVAKIPFPIDSPQQVIAAVIERVSPKTRLALLDHVTSQTGLIFPIQELVRELQQRGVDTLVDGAHAPGMISLDLREIGATYYTGNCHKWLCAPKGTAFLYVRRDKQLEIRPLTISHGTNSPRTDKSRFQLEFDWTGTDDPTAYMSVPEAIAFMGSLLPGGWTELRQQNHQLVLQGRRLLCEALEVQPPCPEEMIGSMAVVPLPAILENRDFMSIHDELFDKFGIQVQVMPWQEKPRLLVRISAQIYNTLEQYEYLARVLKGLCC; encoded by the coding sequence TTGGATTCTAGATTATCGGTCAGAGGTTTATGGTCGCTTGACTCGGCTGTGACGTTTCTGAATCATGGATCTTTTGGTGCTTGTCCAAAACAAGTGCTGGAGTTTCAACAAAAACTGCGATCGCAGCTAGAACATGAACCCTTACGCTTTTTTGGTAGGGAGTGGGAACCCCTGCTAGACGATGCCAGAATTAAGCTAGCGGCGTTTGTGGGTGCTGACGTCCAAGATTTGGTATTTGTCCCCAATGCGACGACTGGCGTTAATTCAGTGTTAAGATCGCTGACGTTTTCACCAGAGGATGAAATACTTACAACCAACCACGAATATAATGCTTGCCGCAATGCACTTGATTTTATTGCTAGTCGCACTGGTGCGCGGGTGGTAGTAGCAAAAATTCCTTTCCCCATTGACTCGCCACAGCAAGTAATCGCAGCAGTAATTGAGCGAGTTTCACCAAAAACCCGATTAGCACTTTTGGATCATGTTACCAGCCAGACAGGGTTAATCTTCCCGATTCAAGAGTTGGTGAGGGAGTTGCAACAACGGGGTGTAGATACATTGGTAGATGGGGCACATGCGCCTGGAATGATTTCTCTCGATTTGCGGGAGATTGGCGCAACTTATTACACCGGGAATTGTCATAAATGGCTGTGTGCGCCCAAAGGGACAGCATTTTTGTATGTGCGACGAGATAAACAGTTAGAAATTCGTCCTCTGACAATTAGCCACGGGACAAATTCGCCACGGACTGATAAAAGCCGCTTTCAGTTGGAATTTGACTGGACAGGTACAGACGATCCTACAGCTTATATGTCTGTACCAGAAGCGATCGCTTTTATGGGTTCGTTGCTACCTGGTGGATGGACTGAATTGAGACAGCAAAATCATCAGCTAGTGTTGCAGGGAAGACGGCTACTTTGTGAAGCGCTGGAAGTACAGCCGCCTTGTCCAGAGGAGATGATTGGTTCAATGGCGGTTGTGCCATTGCCTGCGATTTTGGAAAACCGCGATTTCATGTCTATACATGATGAGTTGTTTGATAAGTTTGGTATTCAAGTGCAGGTGATGCCGTGGCAGGAAAAACCTCGGCTGTTGGTAAGGATTTCGGCACAGATTTACAATACTTTAGAGCAGTATGAGTATTTGGCAAGGGTGCTAAAGGGGTTGTGCTGTTAA
- a CDS encoding 4a-hydroxytetrahydrobiopterin dehydratase, whose product MAQLLTEAEIQESAKVLSGWTVEGSNLEITRTFKDFIQAIEFVNKLVEPAESAGHHPDIEISYNKVKIRLTTHDAGGLTQADFDVAQAISQIN is encoded by the coding sequence ATGGCACAACTACTCACTGAGGCAGAAATTCAAGAAAGTGCAAAGGTTCTGTCAGGTTGGACTGTTGAAGGCTCCAACTTGGAGATTACCCGCACATTCAAGGATTTTATCCAAGCAATTGAGTTTGTGAATAAGCTGGTGGAGCCGGCTGAATCGGCAGGACATCATCCAGATATAGAGATTTCCTACAACAAAGTGAAGATTAGACTCACAACACATGATGCAGGTGGGCTGACGCAGGCTGACTTTGATGTGGCGCAGGCGATTTCCCAAATTAACTAA
- a CDS encoding M56 family metallopeptidase — MHLIMILNSLAVAWWLRSAWNQPQGSWSLRWRRSLFLFLFPPLLIFMTAIAVLFMGPQGQMGGMYTGSISYLLALIYLAFFAILCIKLAFQGWQSVESARNCPLVNVGDRRARLLQTGALFAGQIGFWQPELVVSQGLVQTLSPAHLESVLAHEQGHHYYRDTFWFFWLGWVRSCTAWLPNTEPLWEELLALRELRADGYAALQVDPLVLAESLLLVVSTSLVSSEICCAALGSSGVERLEQRVEALLAPPEATPEAQLQSWHGFLLAFLPLLTVIFHS; from the coding sequence ATGCATCTAATAATGATTTTGAATTCTTTGGCAGTTGCCTGGTGGTTAAGATCCGCTTGGAATCAACCCCAAGGTAGTTGGAGTTTGCGGTGGAGGCGATCGCTATTTTTGTTCCTCTTCCCACCCTTGCTAATTTTCATGACAGCGATCGCTGTGCTGTTCATGGGGCCTCAAGGACAAATGGGCGGAATGTATACAGGCTCAATTAGCTATTTACTAGCATTAATTTATTTGGCATTTTTTGCCATTTTATGCATTAAACTTGCCTTTCAGGGTTGGCAGTCTGTAGAATCTGCCCGTAACTGTCCTTTAGTGAATGTTGGCGATAGACGAGCCAGACTGCTGCAAACAGGCGCGTTGTTTGCAGGTCAAATCGGTTTTTGGCAACCAGAACTAGTGGTTAGTCAAGGATTAGTGCAAACTCTCTCACCTGCTCATTTAGAAAGCGTCTTAGCCCATGAGCAAGGGCATCATTATTATAGGGATACATTCTGGTTTTTCTGGCTGGGTTGGGTGCGTTCTTGCACAGCATGGTTGCCGAATACAGAGCCTTTGTGGGAAGAATTGTTAGCTTTGCGCGAACTACGTGCCGATGGTTATGCAGCATTGCAAGTAGACCCTCTGGTGCTAGCAGAATCACTTTTATTAGTAGTTAGTACCAGCCTAGTATCATCGGAAATTTGCTGTGCTGCATTAGGCTCCTCTGGTGTAGAGCGCTTAGAACAAAGAGTAGAAGCTTTATTAGCACCACCAGAAGCAACCCCAGAAGCTCAATTGCAATCCTGGCATGGCTTTCTGTTGGCGTTTTTACCTTTACTGACTGTGATATTTCATAGTTAA
- the psbD gene encoding photosystem II D2 protein (photosystem q(a) protein), producing MTIAVGRAPSRGWFDVLDDWLKRDRFVFVGWSGILLFPCAFLALGGWLTGTTFVSSWYTHGLASSYLEGCNFLTVAVSTPADSMGHSLLLLWGPEAQGNLTRWFQLGGLWPFVALHGAFGLIGFMLRQFEIARLVGIRPYNALAFSAPIAVFVSVFLMYPLGQSSWFFAPSFGVAAIFRFLLFLQGFHNWTLNPFHMMGVAGVLGGALLCAIHGATVENTLFEDGDGANTFRAFNPTQSEETYSMVTANRFWSQIFGIAFSNKRWLHFFMLFVPVTGLWMSAVGIVGLALNLRAYDFVSQELRAAEDPEFETFYTKNILLNEGIRAWMAPQDQPHEQFVFPEEVLPRGNAL from the coding sequence ATGACCATCGCAGTTGGACGCGCCCCTAGTAGAGGGTGGTTTGACGTTTTAGACGACTGGCTCAAGCGCGATCGCTTCGTATTCGTAGGTTGGTCAGGGATACTATTGTTCCCCTGCGCCTTCCTAGCACTAGGCGGTTGGCTGACCGGTACCACCTTCGTCAGCTCTTGGTACACTCACGGGTTAGCCTCGTCCTACCTAGAAGGCTGTAACTTCCTAACAGTGGCAGTATCCACCCCCGCCGACAGCATGGGACATTCCCTATTGCTGTTGTGGGGGCCAGAAGCCCAAGGCAACCTCACCCGTTGGTTTCAACTGGGTGGCTTGTGGCCATTCGTGGCTCTGCATGGAGCCTTTGGCTTGATTGGCTTCATGTTACGCCAATTTGAAATTGCCCGTCTAGTAGGTATCCGTCCTTACAACGCTCTCGCCTTCTCTGCTCCCATCGCAGTATTCGTCAGCGTCTTTTTGATGTATCCTTTGGGACAATCAAGCTGGTTCTTTGCACCCAGCTTTGGCGTAGCGGCAATTTTCCGCTTTCTACTATTCCTCCAAGGCTTCCACAACTGGACACTCAACCCCTTCCACATGATGGGTGTTGCTGGTGTATTGGGTGGTGCTTTGTTGTGCGCCATTCACGGTGCCACAGTCGAAAATACCTTGTTTGAAGACGGTGATGGTGCTAACACCTTCCGCGCCTTCAATCCAACCCAGTCTGAAGAAACCTACTCAATGGTGACGGCAAACCGTTTCTGGTCACAGATTTTCGGTATTGCCTTTTCAAACAAACGCTGGTTGCACTTCTTCATGTTGTTCGTGCCAGTCACAGGCTTATGGATGAGTGCCGTCGGCATCGTCGGTTTAGCACTCAACCTACGGGCTTATGATTTCGTCTCCCAAGAATTGCGGGCGGCGGAAGACCCTGAATTTGAAACCTTCTATACCAAAAACATTTTGCTGAATGAGGGTATCCGCGCTTGGATGGCTCCTCAAGATCAACCCCACGAACAATTTGTATTCCCTGAGGAAGTTCTACCTCGCGGTAACGCTCTCTAA